A genomic region of Methyloceanibacter stevinii contains the following coding sequences:
- a CDS encoding YceD family protein produces MTQSLNEDQQPPPLTRKVKLATVEPGADKTIEIGEDERKAIMDLLELLDLEGLRFDYRVRQGAGKRVHVTGRLRADVVQTCVVSLDPVPARIDVPVQAEFWPQDKIVALQERADDPAQAGETVWPEPIEGDAIDLGPLVYETLATALDPYPKKTGAEFAWSDPKPLGETPKNNPFAVLKDLKKS; encoded by the coding sequence ATGACTCAATCTCTGAACGAAGACCAGCAACCCCCGCCGCTGACTCGCAAAGTCAAGCTCGCGACAGTGGAGCCGGGCGCCGACAAGACGATCGAGATCGGAGAGGACGAGCGCAAGGCCATCATGGACCTGCTCGAGCTGTTGGATCTCGAAGGGCTTAGGTTCGACTACCGTGTGCGGCAGGGTGCCGGCAAACGGGTGCACGTGACAGGCCGTCTGCGGGCGGATGTGGTCCAGACATGCGTCGTGAGCCTCGACCCGGTCCCGGCCAGGATCGACGTGCCGGTGCAGGCCGAATTCTGGCCGCAGGATAAGATCGTGGCGCTTCAGGAGCGCGCAGATGATCCCGCTCAGGCCGGAGAGACCGTTTGGCCCGAGCCCATTGAAGGCGACGCGATCGACCTGGGCCCGCTCGTCTACGAAACCCTCGCGACGGCGCTCGATCCGTACCCGAAAAAGACGGGTGCGGAGTTCGCGTGGTCGGACCCCAAACCGTTGGGGGAAACGCCAAAAAACAACCCCTTTGCGGTCCTCAAGGACCTCAAGAAATCCTGA
- a CDS encoding riboflavin synthase has translation MFTGIVSGLGTLVGRKGGTFKIKTPYKSKSLELGASIAFDGCCLTLTEIEKVKGEGTTVTVDVSNETLSHTTMGTWETGRRMNLERALALGEELGGHIVTGHVDGLAKVVSRFPDGDSVRFLLEVPGEFAKYVASKGSIALNGVSLTVNEVEGTRFDVNIIPFTLEHTSWGDRQPGDLVNLEVDLLARYVARLAQAEGIHS, from the coding sequence ATGTTCACTGGAATTGTCAGCGGCTTAGGCACGCTTGTCGGCCGCAAGGGCGGCACCTTCAAGATCAAGACACCCTACAAGAGCAAGAGCCTCGAACTGGGCGCCTCCATTGCCTTTGACGGCTGCTGCCTGACGCTCACCGAGATCGAAAAGGTCAAAGGCGAGGGGACGACCGTAACGGTCGACGTCTCGAACGAGACCCTCAGCCATACGACCATGGGTACTTGGGAGACGGGGCGCCGCATGAACCTGGAGCGCGCCTTGGCCCTTGGCGAGGAGCTGGGGGGGCATATCGTCACGGGACATGTGGACGGCCTCGCGAAGGTCGTCTCGCGTTTCCCCGATGGCGACAGCGTTCGGTTTCTCCTGGAGGTCCCCGGAGAGTTTGCCAAATACGTTGCATCCAAAGGCTCGATAGCCCTGAACGGGGTGTCGCTGACGGTCAATGAAGTCGAAGGCACGCGTTTCGATGTCAATATTATCCCCTTCACGCTCGAGCATACGAGTTGGGGAGACCGGCAGCCCGGCGATCTGGTAAACCTTGAAGTCGATTTGCTCGCACGCTACGTGGCTCGGCTGGCGCAAGCGGAAGGAATACATTCGTGA
- the ribH gene encoding 6,7-dimethyl-8-ribityllumazine synthase — protein sequence MSRKGPNSVLIISARFYEDIADELARGATEELRGNDVEFEEISVPGALEIPLALSLALANGFVGRAGRHRACIALGCVIRGQTSHFDIVARESAGGLSQLALQHGVPIGSGIITCENMEQAWERASVDGRNKGGDAARACLTLMRLEEQFSSASRR from the coding sequence ATGAGCCGCAAAGGCCCCAATTCCGTTCTCATCATCTCGGCGCGCTTCTATGAAGACATCGCGGACGAGCTCGCGCGCGGCGCCACCGAGGAGCTTCGCGGCAACGACGTGGAGTTCGAGGAGATCTCTGTGCCGGGCGCACTCGAGATTCCGCTGGCGCTCAGTCTCGCGCTCGCCAACGGTTTCGTCGGCCGCGCCGGGCGGCATCGGGCCTGCATCGCCCTCGGATGCGTCATTCGCGGCCAGACCAGCCATTTCGATATCGTCGCGCGCGAGTCTGCCGGTGGCTTGAGCCAGCTTGCCCTGCAGCATGGCGTCCCTATCGGCTCGGGGATCATCACCTGCGAGAACATGGAGCAGGCTTGGGAGCGCGCCAGCGTCGACGGTCGGAACAAGGGCGGCGATGCGGCCCGCGCCTGTTTGACCCTGATGCGCCTTGAAGAGCAGTTTTCCTCAGCGAGCCGGCGCTAG
- the thiL gene encoding thiamine-phosphate kinase — protein sequence MALAGEFDIIARIFAPLAKESGALGLKDDAAVLTVTDDHQLVVTCDTLVSGIHFLSDDPPASIGYKALAVNLSDLTAKGAHGYAYTLSLALPRDTQMDWLEAFAVGLAEVQDLTGISLIGGDTTATTGPLTITITALGLVQHEAAITRLGAKPGDRLYVGGTIGDSCLGLRLLKDPSLAKIWGLSEEDVIYLTECYRRPPVGTVEALLVRNFAKAQIDVSDGLAADIEKLCAVSHVGAEIEAGRVPFSAAARKALEAAPDLLPDLLSAGDDYVPVIAVSESSADLFESEVEEQGVDFAQLGTVTAADGIRVLDERGNELTLKNKGFSHF from the coding sequence ATGGCACTTGCGGGAGAGTTCGACATCATCGCCCGCATCTTTGCGCCACTTGCCAAGGAGTCCGGGGCGCTCGGCCTCAAGGACGACGCCGCCGTCCTGACCGTCACCGACGATCATCAGCTCGTGGTGACCTGTGACACGCTCGTCAGCGGCATTCACTTCCTGAGCGACGATCCGCCGGCGTCCATCGGCTACAAGGCCCTGGCAGTGAATCTGTCGGACCTGACGGCCAAAGGCGCGCACGGTTATGCCTATACGCTCTCTCTCGCGCTCCCGCGCGACACGCAGATGGATTGGCTCGAAGCTTTCGCTGTCGGGCTCGCCGAGGTGCAGGATCTGACGGGCATCTCTCTGATCGGCGGCGATACCACCGCCACGACCGGCCCTCTCACCATCACCATCACGGCGCTCGGCCTCGTGCAGCACGAGGCGGCGATCACGCGCCTTGGGGCGAAGCCCGGCGACCGCCTCTATGTGGGCGGCACGATCGGGGACTCCTGCTTGGGATTGAGACTTCTGAAAGACCCCTCGCTGGCGAAGATCTGGGGGCTTTCAGAAGAGGACGTCATCTATCTCACGGAATGCTACCGCCGTCCGCCGGTCGGCACGGTCGAGGCGCTCCTGGTCCGGAATTTCGCCAAGGCTCAAATCGACGTCTCCGACGGGCTGGCCGCCGATATCGAGAAGCTCTGTGCCGTCTCCCATGTCGGGGCCGAAATCGAGGCCGGCCGCGTGCCGTTCTCGGCGGCGGCACGCAAAGCACTCGAGGCCGCGCCGGATCTACTGCCGGACCTGCTGTCGGCTGGAGACGACTACGTGCCGGTAATCGCCGTTTCGGAAAGCTCGGCAGACCTCTTCGAATCAGAAGTTGAAGAGCAGGGCGTAGACTTCGCGCAATTAGGCACGGTCACGGCCGCGGACGGGATTCGTGTATTGGATGAGCGCGGCAACGAACTGACCCTGAAAAACAAGGGCTTTAGCCACTTCTAG
- a CDS encoding ubiquinol-cytochrome C chaperone family protein: MAQARLPIYYQTLGIPDTLEGRFSILTLHLFAVFRRLKGGGAEATATAQALADRFVADMDTVLREIGVGDLAVPKKVRKLVAGGANLIDGYDRAVAAGGQALETAIADGLPLDEAEARAASAKLIPYVNALLEDLKAQPIEEICAGRIGFPEIPGERGS, from the coding sequence ATGGCGCAGGCGCGACTTCCAATTTATTACCAAACACTTGGCATTCCCGATACGCTTGAAGGACGGTTCTCGATCCTGACGCTCCATCTCTTTGCAGTCTTCCGCCGGCTGAAAGGCGGAGGCGCCGAGGCAACGGCCACGGCTCAAGCCCTGGCGGACCGGTTTGTGGCCGATATGGACACGGTTCTGCGCGAGATCGGCGTCGGGGACCTTGCGGTCCCCAAGAAAGTCCGCAAGCTCGTGGCGGGCGGCGCAAATCTCATCGACGGCTATGACCGGGCCGTTGCAGCCGGCGGACAGGCGCTGGAAACGGCTATTGCCGATGGCCTGCCGCTCGACGAGGCGGAGGCAAGGGCGGCGAGCGCGAAGCTCATACCCTATGTGAACGCGTTGCTAGAAGACCTGAAGGCGCAGCCGATCGAGGAAATTTGCGCCGGCCGGATAGGGTTCCCCGAAATTCCCGGCGAACGAGGCTCCTGA
- a CDS encoding sodium-translocating pyrophosphatase: MTWVLYLIMACGALSIAYGVLTRKAILAADAGTPKMQEIAAAIQEGAQAYLSRQYQAIGLVGVVIFIILFFLLGILPAIGFAIGAILSGMAGYIGMNVSVRANVRTAQAATKSLADGLSLAFKSGAITGLLVAGLALLGVTIYFWVLTTILGHDASSRQVIDALVALGFGASLISIFARLGGGIFTKGADVGGDLVGKVEAGIPEDDPRNPATIADNVGDNVGDCAGMAADLFETYVVTVVATMVLASIYFTGALTEPMMLYPLAIGATCVITSIIGTYFVRLGASKSIMGALYKGVIVTGILSLIALWPVTALMIGMDTTMSFGDVSFTGMSLYLCGVAGLIVTALIVVITEYYTSTKFRPVHEIAKASVTGHGTNVIQGLAVSLESTALPALVIMAGIIVTFNLAGLFGIAIAVTTMLALAGMVVALDAFGPVTDNAGGIAEMAGLPENVRETTDALDAVGNTTKAVTKGYAIGSAGLGALVLFAAYTEDLKYFAANAATYPYFEGVDPAFTLSNPYVVVGLFLGGLLPYLFGGIAMTAVGRAGSAIVEEVRRQFKEKPGIMKGEDRPDYGRAVDLLTKAAIKEMIVPSLLPVLSPVIFFFLIDWIAGKSAAFSALGAMLLGVIVTGLFVAISMTAGGGAWDNAKKYIEDGNHGGKGSEAHKAAVTGDTVGDPYKDTAGPAVNPMIKITNIVALLLLAVLAHQ, translated from the coding sequence ATGACATGGGTTCTCTATCTCATCATGGCTTGCGGCGCGCTTTCGATCGCGTACGGGGTTCTGACCAGGAAAGCGATCCTGGCCGCCGATGCAGGCACACCCAAGATGCAGGAAATTGCCGCCGCCATCCAAGAAGGGGCGCAGGCATATCTTTCCCGCCAGTATCAGGCCATCGGCCTGGTCGGGGTTGTGATCTTCATCATCCTCTTCTTCCTGCTCGGCATCTTGCCGGCCATCGGGTTCGCGATCGGCGCCATTCTCTCCGGCATGGCGGGCTATATCGGCATGAACGTCTCGGTCCGGGCGAATGTCCGGACTGCGCAGGCCGCCACCAAGAGCCTCGCGGACGGCCTTAGCCTCGCGTTTAAGTCGGGTGCCATCACCGGTCTTCTGGTGGCTGGTTTGGCGCTTCTGGGCGTCACGATCTACTTCTGGGTGCTGACAACGATCCTCGGTCACGACGCATCGTCCCGCCAAGTGATCGATGCGCTTGTGGCGCTTGGCTTCGGCGCCTCGTTGATCTCCATCTTCGCCCGCTTGGGCGGCGGCATCTTCACTAAGGGTGCGGATGTGGGCGGCGATCTCGTCGGTAAGGTCGAAGCGGGCATCCCCGAAGACGATCCGCGCAACCCGGCAACGATCGCCGACAACGTGGGCGACAATGTCGGCGACTGCGCAGGCATGGCCGCCGACCTGTTCGAGACCTATGTGGTCACGGTCGTGGCCACCATGGTGCTGGCATCGATCTACTTCACCGGCGCCCTGACCGAGCCGATGATGCTGTATCCGCTCGCCATCGGCGCGACCTGCGTGATCACGTCGATCATCGGCACGTACTTCGTCCGCCTGGGAGCCAGCAAGTCCATCATGGGGGCGCTCTACAAGGGCGTCATCGTGACGGGCATCCTGTCCCTGATCGCGCTGTGGCCGGTCACCGCTTTGATGATCGGCATGGATACGACCATGTCGTTCGGCGACGTCAGCTTTACCGGCATGTCGCTTTATCTGTGCGGCGTGGCTGGGCTCATCGTGACGGCCCTGATCGTGGTCATCACCGAGTACTACACCTCGACCAAGTTCCGGCCCGTGCACGAAATCGCGAAAGCGTCCGTCACCGGGCACGGGACGAACGTCATCCAGGGCCTCGCCGTGTCGCTCGAATCGACAGCGCTGCCCGCGCTCGTGATCATGGCAGGCATCATCGTCACCTTTAACTTGGCCGGCCTGTTCGGCATCGCCATCGCAGTCACCACGATGCTGGCCTTGGCGGGCATGGTGGTCGCGCTCGATGCCTTCGGTCCCGTGACCGACAATGCCGGTGGCATTGCCGAGATGGCGGGGTTGCCGGAAAACGTGCGTGAAACCACGGATGCTCTGGATGCCGTCGGCAACACGACCAAGGCCGTCACCAAGGGCTATGCCATCGGTTCGGCGGGTCTCGGCGCGCTGGTGCTGTTTGCAGCGTATACGGAAGACCTCAAATACTTCGCGGCCAATGCGGCGACGTATCCGTATTTCGAAGGGGTCGATCCCGCCTTCACGCTGTCGAACCCGTACGTGGTCGTCGGGCTCTTCCTGGGCGGTCTGCTGCCGTATCTGTTCGGCGGTATAGCCATGACGGCTGTGGGCCGCGCCGGCTCCGCCATCGTCGAAGAGGTGCGCCGCCAGTTTAAGGAGAAGCCGGGCATCATGAAGGGCGAGGATCGCCCCGACTATGGCCGTGCCGTGGACCTGCTGACCAAGGCGGCGATCAAGGAGATGATCGTTCCCTCGCTCCTGCCGGTCCTGTCCCCGGTGATCTTCTTCTTCCTGATCGACTGGATTGCCGGCAAGAGCGCTGCCTTCTCGGCGCTCGGCGCCATGCTGCTCGGCGTGATCGTCACGGGTCTGTTCGTCGCCATCTCCATGACGGCGGGCGGCGGTGCCTGGGACAACGCCAAGAAGTACATCGAAGACGGCAACCACGGCGGCAAGGGCTCGGAGGCCCATAAGGCCGCGGTGACCGGCGATACGGTCGGCGATCCCTACAAGGATACCGCCGGTCCCGCCGTGAACCCGATGATCAAGATCACGAACATCGTGGCGTTGCTGCTTCTGGCTGTGCTCGCACACCAATAG
- a CDS encoding outer membrane protein assembly factor BamE, whose protein sequence is MRNVKPAPTRATWPVLAALFLGAAPMLGCAGQVDRHGHVFIDVDLDQVRPGMSKADVKTVLGSPDTTSAIGGDAYYYISSTMKTVAFMKPREIDRQVVAVYFNGSERVTDVARYGIKDGQVVNYYKGETPARGKDLSFVEQMFGNLANRQLFKDQTGAGQSGIPGL, encoded by the coding sequence TTGCGAAACGTCAAGCCAGCACCGACAAGGGCAACCTGGCCCGTGCTCGCGGCGCTGTTTCTCGGTGCGGCCCCCATGCTCGGCTGCGCCGGCCAGGTAGACCGCCACGGGCACGTGTTTATCGATGTCGATCTCGATCAGGTACGTCCGGGCATGTCCAAGGCCGATGTGAAGACCGTGCTCGGGTCGCCCGACACCACGAGCGCCATCGGCGGCGATGCCTACTACTATATCTCATCGACCATGAAGACCGTCGCTTTCATGAAGCCCAGGGAGATCGACCGGCAGGTCGTGGCCGTCTACTTCAACGGCTCGGAACGCGTAACCGACGTGGCCCGCTACGGCATCAAGGACGGTCAAGTCGTCAATTACTACAAGGGTGAGACCCCTGCCCGCGGTAAGGATCTGAGCTTCGTCGAGCAGATGTTCGGCAACCTGGCCAACCGCCAGCTGTTCAAGGATCAGACCGGCGCCGGCCAATCCGGCATCCCGGGCCTCTAA
- the ribD gene encoding bifunctional diaminohydroxyphosphoribosylaminopyrimidine deaminase/5-amino-6-(5-phosphoribosylamino)uracil reductase RibD produces MTSRDAHYMSQAVRIARRGLGLAWPNPAVGAVVVAPSGEIVGRGWTAPGGRPHAEAIALDRAGHRAEGSTLYVTLEPCNHEGGRGAPCSSVIISAQVARVVIGIRDPDPRTAGCGIERLNAAGIDVTEGVLAAEAASVTLGHLMRVTEGPAVTLKLAVGSDGRIPRGDGEPVWTTGPLARAHGHLLRAMNDAILVGRGTVEADNPSLTCRLPGMSCRSPVRVVMDRLLRTPQPQRCSTMWVPVWLLCAASEPQPNADLLHDHGAEIVPVPVNDLGMIDPQDALETLAHRGITRVLIEGGPSIAEAFVAADLVDEAVIYQSPNPVGDGGLMPFGGEGLDRLAESGHFTFIATRNFGPDRMTRWRRIRSCSLELSAA; encoded by the coding sequence ATGACCTCGCGCGACGCGCACTACATGTCCCAGGCTGTCCGGATCGCAAGACGCGGGCTGGGACTGGCTTGGCCGAACCCGGCCGTTGGCGCTGTCGTCGTCGCGCCGTCTGGCGAGATCGTCGGGCGCGGGTGGACGGCGCCGGGCGGACGTCCCCACGCCGAAGCGATCGCACTGGATCGGGCGGGGCACCGCGCGGAAGGCAGCACGCTCTACGTCACGCTTGAGCCCTGCAATCACGAAGGCGGGCGCGGCGCCCCATGTTCCAGCGTTATCATTTCAGCGCAGGTGGCGCGCGTCGTGATCGGCATCCGCGATCCCGATCCGCGCACGGCGGGATGCGGCATCGAACGGCTCAACGCCGCGGGCATCGACGTCACCGAAGGCGTTTTGGCGGCCGAGGCCGCCTCCGTGACCCTTGGGCATCTGATGCGGGTCACAGAAGGCCCGGCCGTGACGCTGAAACTGGCTGTTGGATCCGACGGACGCATTCCCCGCGGCGATGGCGAGCCCGTCTGGACCACCGGGCCGCTGGCCCGCGCGCATGGCCATCTCCTGCGCGCCATGAACGACGCCATTCTGGTGGGGCGGGGCACCGTCGAGGCGGACAATCCGTCCCTGACTTGCCGGCTGCCGGGCATGTCATGCCGTTCGCCGGTGCGCGTGGTGATGGACCGGCTGTTGCGAACGCCCCAACCGCAACGTTGTTCGACGATGTGGGTGCCTGTTTGGCTGCTGTGCGCTGCGAGCGAACCTCAGCCCAATGCGGACCTGCTGCACGACCATGGAGCGGAGATCGTACCCGTGCCGGTCAACGATCTCGGCATGATCGATCCTCAGGATGCGTTGGAAACACTGGCCCACCGCGGGATCACGCGCGTCCTGATCGAAGGCGGGCCGTCTATCGCGGAAGCATTTGTGGCCGCCGACCTTGTCGACGAGGCGGTGATCTATCAAAGTCCCAATCCCGTCGGGGACGGCGGACTGATGCCGTTTGGCGGCGAAGGCCTTGATCGCCTTGCTGAAAGCGGGCATTTCACGTTCATAGCCACGCGCAATTTCGGTCCCGACCGAATGACGCGCTGGCGCAGGATAAGATCATGTTCACTGGAATTGTCAGCGGCTTAG
- the plsX gene encoding phosphate acyltransferase PlsX: protein MAAPVTIALDAMGGDHGPSVVIPAAALALVRHPNMRFILVGDQAQIEAELQGHAELAAKSEVIHSDVAIAMDAKPSQALRRGRWKSSMWLAIQAVRDGQAHAVVSAGNTGAMAMSKFCLKTVKGIDRPAIAAIWPTVDAECIVLDVGANVGADTRQLVEFGLMGAAMARALLGMEKPSIGLLNIGVEEVKGVEQIREAAAVLKSAPLPIRYHGFIEGNDIGHGAVDVVVTDGFTGNIALKTAEGTAKQIAQYLRAAMGQSFLSRLGALLAQGAFRALKEKMDPRQLNGGIFLGLNGIVVKSHGGTDETGFASAVDLAYEMAFSGVVERLGADVAHFHEKLELDGAA from the coding sequence ATGGCTGCTCCAGTCACCATAGCGCTCGACGCCATGGGCGGGGACCACGGCCCTAGCGTGGTCATACCGGCGGCGGCTCTCGCCCTCGTCAGGCATCCGAACATGCGCTTCATCCTCGTCGGCGATCAGGCTCAGATCGAGGCTGAGCTGCAGGGCCATGCCGAGCTCGCGGCCAAGTCCGAGGTCATCCACTCGGACGTCGCCATTGCGATGGATGCCAAGCCCAGCCAGGCGCTTCGCCGCGGGCGTTGGAAATCCAGCATGTGGCTCGCGATCCAGGCCGTTCGGGACGGACAGGCCCATGCCGTCGTCTCGGCCGGCAATACCGGCGCCATGGCCATGTCCAAGTTCTGCCTGAAGACGGTCAAGGGCATCGACCGGCCCGCCATCGCCGCCATATGGCCCACCGTGGATGCCGAATGCATCGTGCTCGACGTGGGCGCCAATGTCGGCGCGGACACGCGGCAACTGGTCGAATTCGGGCTCATGGGGGCCGCCATGGCCCGGGCGCTTCTCGGCATGGAGAAGCCTTCCATCGGCCTCCTGAATATCGGCGTCGAAGAGGTCAAAGGGGTCGAGCAGATCCGCGAAGCCGCGGCCGTCCTCAAGTCGGCACCGCTGCCCATCCGCTACCACGGATTTATCGAAGGCAACGACATCGGCCATGGCGCCGTGGACGTGGTCGTGACCGACGGCTTCACCGGGAACATCGCCTTGAAGACCGCCGAGGGAACGGCTAAGCAGATCGCTCAATACCTCAGAGCGGCCATGGGACAATCGTTCCTGTCCCGGCTTGGGGCGCTGCTGGCGCAAGGCGCATTCCGGGCCTTGAAAGAAAAAATGGACCCCCGTCAACTCAATGGCGGTATCTTCCTCGGCCTGAACGGAATTGTCGTGAAGAGCCACGGCGGGACCGATGAGACGGGTTTCGCGAGCGCGGTCGACCTCGCTTACGAAATGGCGTTCAGTGGCGTCGTCGAACGCCTTGGCGCCGACGTCGCGCATTTCCATGAAAAGCTCGAGCTGGACGGCGCGGCTTAA
- the ribB gene encoding 3,4-dihydroxy-2-butanone-4-phosphate synthase, producing MTALTAAKTTELKRLLSPIEEVIEDARNGKMFILVDAEDRENEGDLVIPAQMATPDAINFMAKYGRGLICLSVAAERARQLHLELMSQSNRSRHSTAFTVSIEAREGVSTGISAHDRAHTISVAIDPTKDHRDIVTPGHVFPLLAKEGGVLVRAGHTEAAVDISRLAGLYPAGVICEIMNDDGTMARLPDLVTFAEHHDLKIATIADLIAYRLRYDHLVEAVADTTIDGPHGEPFQAKVYATTVDPVEHVALVKGDISEGGPVLVRVHAVNTLEDMLTPGCDNCVRKAMDIIEREGRGVVVLIRESRPDAISASLAKGANGDGQPRLMDYGIGAQILLDLGVREMVLLSNSPARKIVGLEGYGLTVVGHRGLE from the coding sequence GTGACGGCTTTGACTGCGGCGAAAACCACTGAACTCAAACGGCTTCTGTCGCCCATCGAGGAAGTGATCGAGGACGCCCGCAACGGCAAGATGTTCATTCTTGTCGATGCGGAGGACCGCGAGAACGAGGGCGATCTCGTTATCCCGGCACAGATGGCCACGCCCGACGCCATCAACTTCATGGCGAAGTACGGACGCGGCCTTATCTGCCTGTCTGTTGCTGCCGAGCGCGCCAGGCAGTTGCACCTCGAACTCATGTCTCAATCGAACCGTTCCCGCCATTCGACGGCGTTCACGGTTTCGATCGAGGCCCGTGAAGGCGTCTCGACGGGCATCTCCGCCCATGACCGCGCTCACACGATTTCCGTCGCAATCGATCCGACCAAGGATCATCGCGACATCGTCACACCCGGACATGTGTTTCCGCTCCTCGCGAAAGAGGGCGGTGTTCTCGTGCGCGCCGGCCATACGGAAGCGGCAGTCGACATTTCGCGGCTCGCGGGTCTCTACCCGGCGGGCGTGATCTGCGAGATCATGAACGACGACGGCACCATGGCGCGCCTGCCGGATCTCGTGACCTTCGCCGAGCACCACGATCTGAAGATCGCGACCATTGCGGATCTGATCGCTTATCGCCTGCGTTACGATCACCTCGTCGAGGCCGTCGCGGACACGACGATCGACGGGCCGCATGGCGAGCCGTTCCAAGCCAAGGTCTACGCCACGACGGTCGACCCGGTCGAGCATGTGGCCCTGGTCAAAGGCGACATCAGCGAGGGCGGCCCGGTTCTCGTTCGCGTGCACGCGGTCAACACGCTTGAAGACATGCTCACGCCCGGTTGTGACAATTGCGTCCGCAAGGCCATGGACATCATCGAGCGGGAAGGGCGGGGCGTTGTCGTCTTGATCCGGGAGTCCCGGCCCGACGCGATCTCGGCAAGTCTTGCCAAGGGCGCCAACGGCGACGGTCAGCCGCGGCTGATGGACTACGGAATCGGTGCGCAGATCCTTTTGGACCTTGGCGTGCGTGAAATGGTTCTGCTATCGAACTCGCCCGCACGAAAGATCGTCGGCCTTGAAGGCTATGGATTGACGGTCGTTGGTCATCGCGGCCTGGAGTAA
- the nusB gene encoding transcription antitermination factor NusB translates to MAQKKKTTDRASSRSAARLAAVQALYQMDMTGIDLNDVVAEFQMHRLGQVVEGDHYHEAEAEFFHDLVDGVVREQRQLDPMLDQQLAEGWRLNRVDSILRALLRSAAFELYIRNDVPGRVVINEYVDIAHAFFDGEEPKVVNGVLDRLARKVRSEEFARAALGEG, encoded by the coding sequence ATGGCACAAAAGAAGAAGACCACGGACCGCGCCAGCTCCAGAAGCGCCGCGCGCCTGGCCGCTGTCCAGGCCCTGTACCAGATGGACATGACCGGCATCGACCTCAACGATGTGGTTGCGGAGTTCCAGATGCACCGGCTGGGCCAGGTCGTGGAGGGGGACCACTATCACGAGGCCGAGGCCGAATTCTTCCACGATCTCGTCGATGGCGTGGTTCGGGAACAACGCCAATTGGATCCCATGCTCGATCAGCAGCTGGCCGAGGGTTGGCGGCTGAACCGGGTGGATTCCATTCTGAGGGCCTTGCTCCGCTCCGCCGCATTCGAGCTCTATATTCGCAACGACGTTCCGGGCCGGGTGGTGATCAACGAGTATGTCGACATCGCTCATGCCTTTTTCGACGGCGAGGAGCCCAAAGTGGTCAATGGGGTCTTGGATCGGCTGGCACGGAAGGTAAGGTCGGAGGAATTCGCCCGCGCCGCCTTGGGTGAGGGCTGA
- the nrdR gene encoding transcriptional regulator NrdR gives MRCPYCGSPNTQVKDSRPSEDHTTIRRRRVCADCGGRFTTFERVQLRELTVIKRSGRRIPFDRDKLMRSVQIALRKRPVDPERTERMVSGIVRRLENMGESDIHSETIGHLVMEALKGLDDVAYVRFASVYKNFREAKDFEALLGELAGTEGEDGEDDAGSSNALDD, from the coding sequence ATGCGGTGCCCTTATTGCGGCAGCCCCAACACCCAGGTTAAGGACTCGCGCCCAAGCGAGGACCACACGACAATAAGGCGCCGCCGCGTCTGTGCAGACTGCGGCGGCCGCTTTACCACTTTCGAACGCGTGCAACTCCGTGAACTGACGGTCATCAAACGGAGCGGACGCCGTATCCCCTTTGATCGCGACAAGCTGATGCGCTCCGTCCAGATTGCGCTGCGCAAGCGGCCGGTCGACCCCGAACGGACGGAACGGATGGTCAGCGGCATCGTCCGCAGGCTCGAGAACATGGGCGAGAGCGACATCCATTCGGAGACCATCGGTCATCTGGTGATGGAGGCGCTGAAGGGGCTCGACGACGTCGCCTATGTCCGCTTCGCTTCGGTCTATAAGAACTTCCGCGAAGCCAAGGATTTCGAAGCGCTGCTCGGGGAACTCGCCGGAACCGAAGGGGAAGACGGCGAGGACGATGCAGGCAGCTCGAACGCTCTCGACGACTGA